One window of Dehalobacterium formicoaceticum genomic DNA carries:
- the secA gene encoding preprotein translocase subunit SecA, translating into MLKFIKNLFDDNAKDIKKYSKVVESINDLEGEMENLSQADLQGKTEEFKKRLQEGATLQDILPEAFAVAREASRRVLGMRHFDVQLIGGMVLHDGRIAEMKTGEGKTLVATLPVYLNALAGKGVHVITVNDYLATRDSEWMGQIYRYLGLSVGLVVHGMDGDEKKAAYGADVTYGTNNEFGFDYLRDNMAIRADNMVQRNLNFAIVDEVDSILIDEARTPLIISGQADKPTQLYMTVAKVIPRLKNEEDYTIDEKARTSVLTEQGVSRVEQLLGVENLYDDHNVEISHHVNQALKAHTLFKRDRDYVVKEGEVIIVDEFTGRLMFGRRYSEGLHQAIEAKEGVKIERESQTLATITFQNYFRMYDKLAGMTGTAQTEEDEFRKIYGMDVVVIPTNRPMVRKDLPDVIYRTEKGKMDAVVEEIATHHGTGQPVLVGTISIEKSEQFSAALKRRGIPHQVLNAKYHEMEAEIVAQAGRLGTVTIATNMAGRGTDIILGGNPEFLAQAEIKKSGGEKADQALEELAGRYKEQTVQEGLQVVDLGGLHIIGTERHESRRIDNQLRGRSGRQGDPGSSKFFISMEDDLMRLFGADNVTGMMDKIGMDDTMPIDHPLISKSIETAQKRVEAKNFDLRKNVLEYDDVMNQQREVIYHQRRQVLTGENLKDTILGMIHDVVGRTVSSFSGGSNYPEEWDLKGLLEGIELFLPQHQLSEEDLKILSKDEILAKLEKLALAYYDEREETLTPETMRELERLVILKVVDGKWMDHLDAMDQLRQGIGLRAYGQKDPLVEYKFEAYDMFQVMIDEIQSEVIRYLMRVNVMEAPQERDQVTENRSDDGEEKVKQPIRKEHQVGRNDPCPCGSGKKYKKCCGS; encoded by the coding sequence ATGCTTAAATTCATCAAAAATCTCTTTGATGATAATGCCAAGGATATTAAGAAATACAGTAAGGTAGTTGAAAGCATCAATGATCTGGAAGGGGAAATGGAAAATCTCTCCCAGGCGGATCTCCAGGGAAAAACCGAGGAATTCAAAAAACGACTGCAGGAAGGAGCAACTCTGCAGGATATTTTGCCAGAAGCATTTGCCGTAGCCCGTGAGGCTTCGCGCCGGGTTTTAGGAATGCGTCACTTTGATGTCCAGCTCATTGGGGGTATGGTACTGCACGACGGGCGCATTGCGGAAATGAAAACCGGGGAAGGTAAAACCTTAGTAGCCACGTTACCTGTTTATTTGAATGCTTTGGCAGGTAAAGGAGTCCATGTGATCACGGTGAATGATTATCTGGCAACCCGTGATAGTGAGTGGATGGGGCAAATCTATCGCTATTTAGGTTTGTCCGTGGGTCTGGTGGTGCATGGGATGGACGGTGATGAAAAAAAAGCAGCTTACGGGGCTGATGTTACCTACGGTACCAATAATGAATTCGGTTTCGATTATTTGAGAGACAACATGGCGATTCGAGCAGATAATATGGTGCAAAGGAATTTGAATTTTGCCATAGTGGATGAGGTAGACAGCATTCTGATTGATGAGGCTCGTACGCCTTTGATCATATCCGGTCAGGCTGATAAGCCCACCCAATTATATATGACTGTGGCAAAGGTGATCCCGCGCTTAAAAAACGAAGAAGATTATACCATTGATGAGAAAGCGCGCACGTCAGTTCTTACAGAGCAAGGGGTCAGCCGTGTCGAGCAGTTGCTGGGAGTGGAAAATCTCTATGATGATCATAATGTAGAGATCAGTCATCACGTCAATCAGGCCCTGAAAGCCCATACCTTATTTAAAAGGGATCGGGATTATGTGGTAAAAGAAGGGGAAGTCATCATTGTGGATGAATTTACCGGTCGCCTGATGTTCGGACGACGGTATAGCGAAGGACTGCACCAAGCTATTGAAGCCAAGGAAGGTGTGAAAATTGAACGGGAGTCTCAGACCTTAGCAACCATCACCTTCCAAAATTATTTCCGCATGTATGATAAACTTGCGGGGATGACGGGGACTGCTCAAACTGAAGAAGATGAATTTCGTAAAATCTATGGCATGGATGTGGTGGTCATACCCACCAATCGGCCGATGGTGCGCAAGGATTTACCTGATGTTATCTATCGTACGGAAAAGGGCAAGATGGACGCTGTGGTGGAGGAGATTGCCACCCATCATGGGACAGGACAGCCAGTATTAGTAGGGACGATCTCCATTGAAAAATCTGAACAATTTAGTGCAGCATTAAAAAGACGAGGAATTCCCCACCAGGTTTTAAATGCGAAATACCATGAAATGGAGGCCGAAATCGTTGCCCAAGCCGGCCGCTTAGGAACGGTTACCATTGCTACCAACATGGCCGGACGTGGAACAGACATAATTTTAGGAGGAAACCCGGAATTTCTGGCTCAAGCGGAAATTAAGAAATCCGGGGGGGAGAAAGCGGATCAGGCTTTAGAAGAGCTCGCCGGCCGCTACAAAGAGCAAACAGTTCAGGAAGGACTTCAGGTGGTAGATCTGGGCGGACTGCATATCATTGGTACGGAAAGACATGAAAGCAGACGCATTGATAACCAGCTGCGTGGTCGTTCCGGACGTCAGGGGGATCCGGGTTCCAGCAAGTTTTTTATTTCCATGGAGGACGATTTAATGCGCCTTTTTGGGGCGGATAATGTAACCGGCATGATGGATAAAATAGGTATGGATGATACGATGCCCATTGATCATCCTCTTATTTCCAAATCTATTGAAACAGCGCAGAAACGTGTGGAAGCAAAGAACTTTGATCTCAGAAAGAATGTGCTGGAATACGATGATGTGATGAATCAGCAGCGGGAAGTGATTTATCACCAGCGGCGTCAAGTTCTTACAGGAGAGAATCTCAAGGATACCATTTTAGGCATGATTCACGATGTAGTGGGACGCACTGTATCATCTTTCAGCGGAGGGAGCAATTATCCTGAAGAATGGGATTTAAAGGGATTGTTGGAGGGGATAGAACTCTTCCTGCCTCAGCATCAATTGTCTGAAGAAGACTTGAAAATACTCAGCAAGGATGAAATTTTGGCAAAGCTTGAAAAGCTTGCCCTGGCTTATTATGATGAACGGGAAGAGACCCTCACCCCTGAGACGATGCGGGAATTGGAACGCTTAGTCATTCTTAAGGTGGTAGATGGTAAATGGATGGATCATTTAGATGCCATGGATCAATTGCGCCAAGGCATTGGACTTCGGGCCTATGGGCAGAAGGACCCCTTGGTGGAATATAAATTCGAGGCTTATGATATGTTCCAAGTCATGATTGATGAAATTCAATCGGAAGTGATCCGTTATCTGATGCGGGTCAATGTGATGGAAGCTCCTCAAGAACGGGATCAGGTCACGGAAAACCGAAGCGACGACGGTGAGGAAAAAGTGAAGCAGCCAATCCGTAAGGAACATCAGGTAGGGCGCAACGATCCTTGCCCTTGCGGCAGCGGGAAGAAATATAAGAAGTGTTGCGGGAGCTAA
- a CDS encoding HEAT repeat domain-containing protein codes for MTDLERLSRADFKEALALLPKIEESGQNVPGSSLGLISFLHHSDYLIRSRVFIALGRMKDKEMVEPLIDYINGAEEEWQLRALECLYLLKDTQVAPQIAPFLLWHHRPLLARGTYWLLGFLGGEEALELMIQFAISPEGRLVKSDIIYEGLSMALQSLGQGESYWRKMLNENPAAARYFHYSRLPEVEHPRFHVYPYPDYLLDQALSHGIKAKVFKRLYYRQQVS; via the coding sequence ATGACTGATCTGGAACGGCTTTCCAGAGCTGATTTCAAGGAAGCTCTGGCGTTGCTTCCCAAAATTGAAGAATCGGGGCAGAATGTTCCGGGCAGCAGTCTTGGACTGATATCTTTTTTGCATCATTCAGATTACCTGATCCGTTCCCGGGTTTTTATTGCCTTAGGCAGGATGAAAGACAAGGAGATGGTTGAGCCTTTGATTGATTATATCAATGGAGCTGAGGAGGAATGGCAGTTGCGTGCCTTGGAATGCCTTTATCTTTTGAAGGATACCCAAGTTGCACCTCAGATTGCCCCTTTTCTGCTTTGGCATCATAGGCCCTTGCTTGCCCGGGGAACCTATTGGTTGTTAGGCTTTTTGGGCGGAGAGGAAGCATTGGAGCTGATGATCCAATTTGCGATCAGTCCAGAGGGGCGTTTGGTAAAAAGTGATATCATTTATGAAGGTCTGTCCATGGCTTTACAATCCTTGGGGCAAGGGGAAAGTTACTGGCGGAAGATGCTTAATGAAAATCCGGCTGCAGCGCGTTATTTTCATTATAGCCGTTTGCCGGAGGTCGAGCATCCCCGATTCCATGTTTATCCTTATCCGGATTATTTATTGGACCAGGCATTGAGTCATGGTATCAAAGCTAAGGTTTTCAAAAGGCTCTATTATCGTCAACAAGTTTCGTGA
- a CDS encoding signal peptidase I, translating into MIGIRKLIKLGHSFIFLILLGFFVFLLCLVMLQEKNGWETPHFGDYKLMIVMSGSMKPAFDTGSIIVVKKVNPAGISKGKIITFRDLGNEHRYITHRVMEVVRENEKVFFITKGDHNELRDFYKLPAENVIGQVTGDIPYLGYLMIFHKKPFGIFLLLLIPILWATIEGCRSIDQIWGRKKELKVEK; encoded by the coding sequence TTGATTGGAATAAGAAAGCTCATAAAATTGGGCCACAGCTTCATATTTTTGATCTTGCTGGGGTTCTTTGTCTTCTTGCTTTGCCTGGTGATGCTTCAGGAGAAAAACGGCTGGGAGACCCCTCATTTTGGTGATTATAAGCTGATGATTGTCATGTCAGGCAGCATGAAACCTGCTTTTGATACGGGATCCATCATTGTGGTAAAAAAAGTGAATCCGGCCGGTATCTCAAAAGGAAAGATTATTACTTTTCGGGATCTGGGTAATGAGCACCGTTACATCACTCATCGGGTGATGGAAGTGGTACGGGAAAATGAAAAAGTCTTTTTCATTACCAAAGGAGATCATAACGAATTGAGGGATTTTTACAAGCTGCCGGCTGAAAATGTCATCGGTCAAGTGACTGGGGATATTCCTTATCTTGGCTATCTGATGATTTTTCATAAGAAGCCCTTTGGGATCTTTCTCCTATTGCTGATACCCATACTGTGGGCAACTATTGAAGGATGCCGGTCAATTGATCAAATTTGGGGCAGAAAAAAAGAACTCAAGGTGGAGAAATAA
- a CDS encoding SH3 domain-containing protein codes for MTKGRIALLVMAAVVFLSVGFVLGQIVQASGTIPGTSGDPLVAQSYVEKVVNETVADMEKKLADMESQVTSLQKKVEDLSADDNKSASQQVSAKPAADTTPKKQTPPAAASKKTVVVKGNSSVMVRTGPDTTYNKVASLLKGDEATVIYEENNWYKVILRDGQEGWVANWVVSVK; via the coding sequence ATGACAAAGGGGAGAATAGCGCTGTTGGTTATGGCAGCGGTGGTATTTTTATCTGTGGGATTTGTTTTGGGTCAAATTGTACAAGCTTCGGGAACGATACCGGGTACTTCCGGTGACCCCTTGGTGGCACAAAGTTATGTCGAGAAAGTAGTAAATGAAACAGTGGCAGATATGGAAAAGAAACTTGCGGATATGGAGTCCCAGGTGACATCTCTCCAGAAAAAGGTGGAGGATTTATCCGCTGATGACAATAAGTCCGCTTCTCAGCAGGTTTCCGCAAAGCCTGCTGCCGACACCACTCCAAAGAAGCAGACACCACCGGCCGCTGCCAGTAAGAAAACGGTGGTTGTTAAGGGTAACTCATCAGTCATGGTTCGCACAGGCCCCGATACTACTTATAATAAAGTTGCATCACTGCTGAAGGGTGATGAAGCCACAGTCATCTATGAAGAAAATAATTGGTATAAGGTGATACTGCGGGATGGCCAAGAAGGATGGGTTGCCAACTGGGTGGTCAGCGTGAAATAA
- a CDS encoding DUF5317 domain-containing protein, which produces MLYEAIFLAIIAGWIAKGKILNLTHLKLYHIWLVFAAFIMQTGMEYLGSRGIQYVYDYRMVLYGFSYLLLFIFLWINRHLPGNILLALGFVLNFLVIMFNGGAMPVQLEGLDPAYVTMLQNNELPTYRILESSTTLPWLADVLINPWPIGKAFSIGDVFISIGIFWLVFKTMRQPSLSAKVISVRRLKL; this is translated from the coding sequence ATGCTTTATGAAGCCATATTTTTAGCCATCATTGCCGGTTGGATAGCCAAAGGGAAAATCTTAAATTTGACACATCTCAAGCTTTATCATATCTGGCTTGTCTTTGCCGCTTTTATTATGCAAACCGGTATGGAATACCTGGGGAGCAGAGGGATTCAGTATGTTTACGATTATCGGATGGTGCTTTATGGCTTTTCGTATCTTCTCTTGTTTATTTTTCTCTGGATCAATAGACATCTGCCGGGCAATATCCTTTTAGCCCTGGGCTTTGTGCTTAATTTTTTGGTAATTATGTTTAATGGCGGGGCCATGCCGGTTCAATTAGAAGGATTAGACCCTGCTTATGTGACGATGCTGCAGAACAATGAGTTACCTACCTACCGTATTTTAGAAAGCAGTACAACACTGCCTTGGCTGGCTGACGTGCTGATTAATCCATGGCCGATTGGCAAAGCCTTTAGTATCGGAGATGTCTTCATTTCCATCGGCATCTTTTGGTTGGTATTTAAAACCATGCGGCAACCGTCCCTGTCTGCCAAAGTGATTTCGGTGCGGCGTTTGAAACTATAA
- a CDS encoding glycosyltransferase family 4 protein, producing the protein MPKLVLCILIAFMVSFLLTPVVMKIGIRIGAVDKPNERKVHTRIITRIGGVAIFGGFMVASLLMQELSHQAWGLLLSGTMIMILGLVDDLKGISPKIKLLGQIIAALVLVSFGVQVDFITNPFNGGIISLGFLSIPVTVFWVIGMSNAVNLIDGLDGLAAGVSAIAAVTLAVIAWTQGQFTTVYLALFLAAAALGFLRYNFNPAKLFMGDCGSLFLGYILGALAVMGLSKGATVISLFIPVIILGIPILDTFFAIIRRFTNKKPIFQADKGHLHHRLLEMGLSHKQTVVVIYAITLLLGSSAVLLTMLTTAQSVLIMIGISVVILLGADRIGIITGKSVYRRLQGNKVKHSIGN; encoded by the coding sequence ATGCCAAAATTGGTCTTGTGTATATTGATTGCTTTTATGGTATCGTTTTTGTTGACACCTGTTGTGATGAAGATTGGCATCCGTATTGGAGCGGTGGATAAACCTAATGAACGAAAGGTGCATACGAGGATCATTACCCGCATTGGAGGCGTGGCTATCTTTGGTGGTTTTATGGTCGCTTCCCTTTTGATGCAGGAACTGAGCCATCAGGCATGGGGTCTATTGCTAAGCGGAACGATGATTATGATTTTAGGCTTGGTAGATGACCTTAAGGGGATTTCTCCCAAAATAAAACTGCTGGGACAAATCATTGCTGCTTTGGTGTTGGTATCATTTGGGGTCCAAGTGGATTTTATTACCAATCCCTTTAATGGGGGGATTATCTCTTTAGGATTTTTAAGTATCCCTGTAACTGTTTTCTGGGTAATTGGCATGAGCAATGCAGTAAATCTCATTGACGGTTTGGACGGCTTGGCGGCAGGAGTATCTGCCATTGCTGCGGTGACCTTGGCCGTTATTGCCTGGACTCAGGGTCAATTTACTACGGTTTATCTGGCTTTGTTTTTAGCCGCCGCCGCCTTGGGTTTCCTGCGGTATAATTTCAATCCGGCTAAGCTTTTTATGGGAGATTGCGGTTCCCTGTTTTTGGGTTATATCTTAGGCGCTCTGGCGGTGATGGGTTTATCCAAAGGAGCCACGGTGATTTCCTTGTTTATTCCGGTCATTATTTTGGGCATTCCTATTTTGGATACATTTTTTGCTATTATTCGGCGTTTTACAAATAAAAAACCTATTTTCCAAGCAGATAAAGGTCATTTACATCATCGACTCTTAGAGATGGGCTTGTCTCATAAACAAACGGTAGTGGTCATTTATGCGATCACCTTATTATTGGGAAGCAGCGCCGTCTTGTTAACCATGTTGACAACGGCACAAAGTGTTTTGATTATGATTGGAATTTCCGTCGTAATTTTGTTGGGGGCAGACCGGATTGGCATTATCACAGGGAAATCGGTTTACCGTCGGCTTCAGGGCAACAAGGTGAAACACTCCATCGGCAATTAA
- a CDS encoding phosphoglucomutase/phosphomannomutase family protein encodes MRNIKFGTDGWRGVMAKDFTFENVKFVVQAIASFLQDHPLKENGIIIGYDNRFLSEHFAQEAVKVLAGNGIKSLLVNRATPTPVTAFAITSHNAAGAVMITASHNPPEYNGIKFIPDYAGPALPDITDEIEKELNHTLATGRVNEMTIKAAQEQGFYKEFDPMPEYKKHIKQLINLDAISKANLKIVVDPMFGAGIDYLDQIFEEAGCRVLTINNYRDPLFGGSMPEPSAKVLTKLKSRVLAEGADLGLALDGDADRFGIIDSNGEYINANRVLYMLYYHLLDVRKCRGPVARSVATTHMLDRMAEKYGYQAEETPVGFKYIGEAMRIRGSVLGGEESGGLSIHGHIPEKDGILAALLMAEIRAIHGKTLMGIIKQIMDEYGYITNERLDVCVDEQEKERIIKELKEFKPSSFNGQEVVRLNQMDGTKIVMADGSWTLIRPSGTEPLFRIYVEANSDEQLKEIQKAVLETFGM; translated from the coding sequence ATGAGAAATATTAAGTTTGGAACAGATGGCTGGCGAGGGGTGATGGCAAAAGATTTTACATTTGAAAACGTAAAATTTGTTGTACAAGCAATTGCCTCCTTTCTGCAGGATCATCCTTTAAAAGAAAATGGAATTATTATTGGCTATGATAACCGATTTTTATCGGAGCACTTTGCTCAGGAAGCAGTAAAGGTTCTAGCAGGTAACGGAATTAAATCACTGCTTGTTAATAGAGCAACACCAACTCCGGTAACGGCTTTTGCCATCACAAGCCACAATGCAGCCGGGGCTGTGATGATCACGGCCAGTCATAATCCTCCGGAATATAACGGCATTAAGTTTATTCCCGACTATGCCGGGCCGGCGCTTCCGGATATTACAGATGAAATCGAAAAGGAATTAAATCATACTCTTGCCACAGGCCGGGTCAATGAAATGACCATCAAAGCGGCTCAGGAGCAAGGTTTCTATAAGGAATTCGATCCCATGCCGGAGTATAAAAAACATATCAAACAACTGATCAACCTGGATGCCATTTCCAAAGCAAATCTTAAAATTGTTGTAGATCCCATGTTTGGTGCTGGAATTGATTATCTGGATCAGATTTTTGAAGAGGCCGGATGTCGGGTGCTTACCATTAATAATTATCGGGATCCTCTTTTTGGCGGGAGTATGCCGGAACCTTCAGCGAAGGTACTGACAAAATTGAAATCCCGGGTATTGGCGGAAGGAGCGGATTTGGGACTGGCCTTGGACGGTGATGCGGACCGATTTGGCATCATTGATTCCAACGGGGAATATATCAATGCCAACCGGGTTTTATATATGCTTTATTATCATCTTTTAGACGTGCGCAAATGCCGAGGGCCGGTGGCTCGTTCGGTTGCTACCACTCATATGCTGGACCGCATGGCGGAAAAGTATGGTTATCAGGCGGAAGAGACTCCCGTGGGCTTTAAATATATTGGCGAGGCCATGCGCATTCGGGGCAGTGTTTTAGGCGGGGAAGAAAGCGGCGGCTTATCCATCCATGGGCATATTCCAGAAAAGGACGGCATTTTGGCTGCTTTATTGATGGCAGAAATTCGAGCCATTCACGGCAAAACCCTGATGGGTATTATTAAACAAATTATGGATGAATATGGCTATATCACCAATGAACGGTTAGATGTTTGTGTAGACGAACAGGAAAAGGAACGTATCATCAAAGAATTGAAGGAATTTAAGCCGTCCTCATTTAATGGACAGGAAGTGGTGCGTTTGAATCAGATGGATGGAACCAAAATAGTCATGGCAGATGGTTCCTGGACTTTAATTCGACCTTCAGGTACAGAACCTTTATTCCGCATTTATGTAGAAGCCAATTCTGATGAACAGCTGAAGGAAATTCAAAAAGCGGTTCTAGAAACCTTTGGCATGTAA
- a CDS encoding HD-GYP domain-containing protein, translated as MNKLSAQVKIYISLVTMLAAALVLRYVPHFYVAQEDILVIILFVLISVFSEYMAVTMPFVGMISVSFAIDLAAIMIFGIPGAIMITSLGYIGSFILNIHSDERSLDKFVFNLSLFIITVTVSGLAYQDAINFFGDKDHWHLIAALLAAVVFYLINATLLAILFSFLKKKSLGTIWIMNMRWAVPNLGVLAPIGYMLAYIYPHVGALGILFFFLPLLLARHTFKLYMDMRNMYLNSIKSMAAIIDAKDHYTAGHSERVTKYVLMICYEMGLDEEYIENLKDMALLHDIGKIGIPEQILNKPGRLNEAEYSKMKTHPVSGYDIVKNITFLKNPEVCKYHHERIDGKGYPEGLTGELIPLGARIIAVADAFDAMTTNRPYRKGMDPAAALKELERCQGTQFDQKVVTALTRAMEGMETPE; from the coding sequence ATGAACAAATTGTCCGCGCAAGTGAAAATTTATATCTCCTTGGTAACCATGTTGGCAGCTGCCTTGGTTTTAAGGTATGTTCCTCATTTTTATGTTGCCCAGGAAGATATTTTGGTGATAATTCTTTTCGTACTGATAAGTGTGTTTTCAGAATATATGGCAGTGACCATGCCTTTTGTCGGGATGATTTCCGTATCCTTTGCCATTGATCTTGCCGCAATCATGATCTTTGGTATTCCGGGGGCGATCATGATCACATCCCTGGGATATATCGGTTCTTTTATTTTAAATATTCATTCTGATGAACGTTCCCTGGATAAATTCGTTTTTAATCTCTCCCTCTTTATTATCACGGTTACCGTCAGCGGTCTGGCCTATCAAGATGCTATAAATTTTTTTGGAGATAAAGATCATTGGCACTTAATCGCTGCCCTTTTGGCAGCAGTCGTTTTTTATTTAATCAATGCTACCTTGCTGGCAATTTTATTTTCTTTTTTGAAAAAAAAGTCTTTAGGAACAATTTGGATCATGAATATGCGCTGGGCGGTACCTAATTTAGGTGTATTGGCGCCCATTGGTTATATGCTGGCTTATATTTATCCCCATGTGGGTGCTTTAGGTATTTTGTTTTTTTTCCTGCCGCTATTGTTGGCCCGGCACACTTTTAAGCTTTATATGGATATGCGCAATATGTATTTAAACTCCATCAAAAGCATGGCAGCCATTATTGATGCCAAGGACCATTATACCGCGGGTCATTCGGAACGAGTAACAAAATATGTCCTGATGATTTGTTATGAAATGGGTTTGGATGAGGAATATATCGAAAATCTGAAGGATATGGCCTTGCTCCATGATATTGGCAAGATTGGCATCCCGGAGCAGATTTTAAACAAACCGGGACGTTTAAATGAAGCGGAATACAGTAAAATGAAAACTCATCCTGTGAGCGGATATGATATTGTGAAAAACATTACCTTTCTAAAAAACCCTGAGGTATGCAAGTATCATCACGAACGCATCGACGGTAAAGGCTATCCTGAAGGTTTAACAGGAGAGCTGATTCCTTTGGGAGCGCGTATCATTGCAGTGGCAGATGCATTTGATGCCATGACGACCAATCGCCCTTACCGAAAAGGCATGGATCCCGCGGCAGCTTTAAAAGAATTAGAAAGATGTCAGGGAACCCAATTTGATCAGAAAGTTGTGACTGCTCTGACACGGGCAATGGAGGGAATGGAAACTCCGGAATAG
- the hpf gene encoding ribosome hibernation-promoting factor, HPF/YfiA family produces the protein MKIILKGRNTEVTPALRDYAEKRLGKLSKYIEGLGEVYVTLLVEKDRHRVEVTIPLNGLILRGEEETSDMYSSIDLVEEKLEKQIEKYKTRINKKTKTKTKTIREMAIAYEYEQDEPRVVRNKKFPLKPMPMEEAILQMNLLGHNFFVFSNGETEEVNVIYRRKDGNYGLIEPEV, from the coding sequence ATGAAAATCATTCTTAAAGGCCGTAATACTGAGGTTACTCCAGCTCTCCGCGATTATGCAGAAAAAAGATTAGGCAAGTTAAGCAAGTATATTGAAGGATTAGGCGAGGTTTATGTAACATTATTGGTGGAAAAGGATCGCCACCGCGTCGAAGTTACCATTCCTCTGAATGGTCTGATTCTGAGAGGTGAGGAAGAAACTTCAGATATGTATAGTTCCATAGATCTGGTCGAAGAAAAATTGGAAAAACAAATTGAAAAATATAAGACACGGATCAACAAGAAAACAAAAACCAAAACCAAAACCATCCGGGAGATGGCAATTGCCTACGAGTATGAGCAGGATGAACCCAGGGTGGTTCGAAATAAGAAATTCCCGTTAAAACCGATGCCCATGGAAGAGGCAATTCTGCAGATGAACTTATTAGGACACAATTTCTTCGTTTTTTCCAATGGTGAGACGGAAGAGGTAAACGTGATTTATCGGAGAAAAGATGGTAACTATGGTTTGATCGAGCCGGAAGTTTAA
- a CDS encoding ComF family protein, with protein sequence MSKLMGDWWQALLNLIFPHCRCIACGEEVKLDNTGLCGNCRRIIQDETMIFHSCASCPTFIPLEARYCLNCLREPPWFFDAGIAVFPYQDDIRQVLQDFKYRGTVKWAKPLGTLMAEAVLHKLPFHNITTVIPVPLHPNRERTRGYNQSELLAREIGRRLDVRVEVSILLRIRDTPSQTGLSKEGRRGNMHEAFQIGESGDLTGKTVLLVDDIYTTGTTVNTCSRILKEAGAKAIFVATCAAGKRY encoded by the coding sequence GTGAGTAAGCTTATGGGGGATTGGTGGCAGGCTTTACTGAATTTAATTTTTCCCCATTGTCGATGTATAGCTTGTGGGGAAGAGGTGAAACTGGATAATACCGGCTTATGCGGTAACTGTCGAAGGATCATACAAGATGAGACTATGATTTTTCACTCATGTGCCTCCTGTCCCACATTTATTCCCCTTGAAGCAAGATATTGCCTCAATTGTTTGCGGGAACCTCCATGGTTTTTTGATGCCGGGATTGCAGTTTTTCCCTATCAGGATGATATTCGTCAAGTGTTACAGGATTTTAAATATCGGGGTACCGTGAAATGGGCCAAACCATTAGGTACGCTTATGGCGGAGGCAGTGCTTCATAAGTTGCCTTTTCACAATATAACCACGGTGATTCCTGTACCCTTGCACCCCAATCGAGAGCGGACCAGGGGTTATAATCAAAGTGAGTTATTAGCACGGGAAATTGGCAGAAGGCTTGACGTTCGGGTAGAAGTAAGCATTTTACTGCGGATCAGGGATACTCCTTCTCAAACAGGATTGAGTAAAGAAGGTCGTCGGGGGAATATGCATGAAGCTTTTCAGATCGGAGAATCCGGGGATTTAACCGGGAAGACCGTGCTTTTGGTTGATGATATTTATACCACCGGCACCACTGTCAATACATGTTCACGAATCTTAAAAGAGGCTGGTGCAAAAGCAATCTTTGTGGCAACCTGTGCTGCAGGAAAACGCTATTAA